The following proteins are encoded in a genomic region of Triticum dicoccoides isolate Atlit2015 ecotype Zavitan chromosome 1B, WEW_v2.0, whole genome shotgun sequence:
- the LOC119350592 gene encoding RING-H2 finger protein ATL74-like: MGRPDSEAPTSSIAAGLAALQDHAEGHGVGAAAPTSAGSAFDTNVVIILAALFALLFAIGLNSLARCALRYVGRGAAVAAGQAGTTARVACSGSGIKRRVLRSLPVEVYGSGEDIDDVCAICLGEFVDGEKVRVLPQCGHGFHVRCVDAWLVSHSSCPTCRRPVIEGSPAKGGDGGSGGSQCPAENDTITVVIV; encoded by the coding sequence ATGGGTCGCCCTGATTCGGAGGCGCCGACGTCGAGCATCGCCGCGGGGCTGGCTGCTCTCCAAGACCACGCCGAAGGACACGGGGTAGGCGCGGCGGCGCCGACGAGTGCAGGCTCGGCCTTCGACACCAACGTGGTGATCATCCTTGCCGCGCTCTTCGCGCTGCTGTTCGCCATCGGGCTCAACTCCTTAGCGCGGTGCGCGCTCCGGTACGTGGGGCGCGGAGCCGCGGTCGCAGCCGGCCAGGCCGGGACGACGGCGCGGGTGGCCTGCAGCGGCAGCGGCATCAAGAGGCGCGTGCTGAGGAGCCTCCCCGTGGAGGTGTATGGCTCCGGGGAGGACATCGACGACGTGTGCGCCATATGCCTCGGCGAGTTCGTCGACGGCGAGAAGGTGCGCGTGCTGCCGCAGTGCGGCCACGGGTTCCACGTCCGGTGCGTCGACGCATGGCTGGTGTCCCACAGCTCGTGTCCGACGTGCAGGCGGCCGGTGATCGAGGGCTCTCCCGCgaagggcggcgacggcggcagtgGCGGTAGCCAGTGCCCCGCAGAGAACGACACGATCACTGTGGTCATCGTGTGA